CCACCGGGCGCCGGTCCGGGCCCCCGCCGAGCCGGGGACCCGCCTCCCGGAGCCGGACTAGCGCCGCCAGGGCCCCGTGACGGCGAAGGTGGTTCCGGGGGTGTAGCAGTTGACGTACATCGTGTCCCCGTCGGGGGAGAAGGTGACGCCGGCGAACTCGCCCCACTCGGGGGCCTGTGGTGTTCCGATGTTCTGGCGGCCCCGCGCCATCGCGTACACCTCGCCGCCCCTGGTCACGCCGAAGACGTGTTGGGCGCCGTTGCCGTCCTCGCAGACCATCAGGCCGCCGCTGGGCGCCAGGCAGATGTTGTCCGGGGACTCGCCCGGGAGCTGGACGTCCGTGTCCGGGCCGAAGACGATGACGAGGGTGAGGCGGCGGAGCTTCGGGTCGTACCGCCAGATCTGGCCGAAGTGGTCGGCCGCCGAGCCGTCCGCGCCGTGTGCGAACGACGACACGAAGTACACGCACCGCCCGCCCCAGTAACAGCCCTCGAGTTTCTGGGCGTGCGTGATGCCCTTCGGGCCGAAGTCCTGGAGACGGACCGGGGTTTCGACGGCGAGAGGGTCCGGTACGTCGACCCATTCGATGCCGTCGAAGGTGGCGCCCGTGTCCTGGATCGAGGACAGGTCCGGCACACCGGGGACACGCATCGCCTGGAGGCGGCCGCCCGCGCGCAGCGAGCCCGCCCCGCCCAGCGGTTTCTTCGGGAGAAAGCGGTAGAAAAGGCCGAACGGCTCCAGAAACGCGTCCTCGGTTTCGTAAACGATTCCGAGACGCGGGTCGACGGCGATCGCCTCGTGCTGGAAGCGGCCCATCGCGGTCAGCGGGACGGCCCCGCTGCGGCGCGGGTCGGCCGGGTCGACCTCGAAGATGAAGCCGTGATCCTTTGTGTAACCGTTTGTGCCGGCTTTGTCCTCGGTCTCCTCGCAGGTCAGCCAGGTGTGCCACGGAGTGGGCCCGCCCGCGCAGTTGACGGCCGTACCGGCGATGGCCACCCGCTCGGAGAGCACGTTGTTCCGGGAGTCCAGCGTCAGTGCCGTACAGCCGCCCTTGCCCGCCGGGTCGTAGGTCAGGCCCTCGATGGTGGGGACGGGGAACTTCGCCGTGGGGCGGTTCTCGTGGTTGCGGACCAGGTGGACTCGACCGCCCCGGCCGGGCAGGGCCGTCATGCCGTCGTGGTTCGAGGGCACCGGGCCCTCGCCGGAGCGCAGCGGGTCGCCCTCGCGGGACAGGACCCGGTAGCGGAAGCCCGCGGGGAGGTCGAGCAGGCCGTCCTTGTCGGGTACGAGGGGGCCGTAGCCGTCGCGGCCGAGGTTCTGCGCGGCGGCGGTGCCCGCGAAGAGGTCGGAGAGGGCGCCGGTGAACGCGATGCCCGCGCCCACTCCCAGGGCACCGGTACCGGCGAGGATCTGACGTCGTGTCGCAGACATGGGAAAACCTTCCTGCTGGCGGACAGGAACTGTGATCCCGCTGTGTCTATCACCCGCAGTGCGCCCCGGGAACCACGCGCGTAGCTCGTGTCACTCGTCCACATCCTTCGGGGAGGGCGGCGGTGGAGGCGGCAGCGGCGGCTGTTGCTGTGGCTGTTGCTGTGGTTCTTGCTGTTGCTGTGGATTTTGTGGGAGCGGTTGCTGGGCTTTTTCCAGGAAGCGCAACAGCTCCACCGGGAACGGCAGGACGAGGGTGGAGTTCTTCTCCGCGGCGACCGCCACCACCGTCTGGAGCAGCCGCAGCTGGAGCGCGGCGGGCTGCTCCGACATCTCCTTCGCGGCCTCGGCGAGCTTCTTGGAGGCCTGGAGTTCGGCGTCGGCGTTGATGATCCTGGCCCGCCGCTCGCGGTCGGCCTCGGCCTGCCGGGCCATCGAGCGCTTCATCGTGTCCGGCAGGGACACGTCCTTGATCTCCACCCGGTCGATCTGCACGCCCCAGCCGATGGCGGGGCTGTCGATCATCAGCTCCAGGCCCTCGTTGAGCTTCTCCCGGTTGGACAGCAGGTCGTCCAGCTCGCTCTTGCCGATGATCGACCGCAGGGAGGTCTGCGCCATCTGCGAGACGGCGAAGCGGTAGTCCTCGACGTTGATGATCGCGGCAGCCGCGTCCACCACCCGGAAGTACACCACCGCGTCGACCCGCACGGTCACGTTGTCGCGGGTGATGCCCTCCTGGGCGGGAATCGGCATCGTCACGATCTGCATGTTGACCTTGCGCAGCCGGTCCACGGCCGGGACGACCAGGGTGAACCCCGGTGGGCGGACCTCGCCGCGCAGCCGGCCGAGCCGGAGGACGACCCCGCGTTCGTACTGCTTGACGACCCGCGCCGCCGCCGCGACATACACGACGCCTCCGGCGGCGACCGCCGCGGCCACACCCAGCAGCTCCTGGAGCATGACGACCTCCTCGGCAAGAGGCCCGTAAGAGCGTTTCCGGCTGCTTCTGTCTGCCCTGTAACGATATGCCCGCCGTCCGGCCCGGGGCCACGCCCCGAGTCCCGGGCCGGACGGCGAGTGGTGCGGGCTACACGGTCGTCACCGGTTCCGTCACCTTCACCGGCTCCGTGCCGGCCGCACTGTGCCGCTCGGCCCAGGTCTCCAGTGCCGTACGGCAGGCGTGGTCGAGGTGGTGCAGACCGGAGAGGTCCAGCTCGACGGGGCGGTCCTGCGGGAGGGCCTCCAGGTTGTCGAGGATCTTCGGCAGACGCAGGAACGTCGCGTTGCCCGACAGATACGCCTGGACGGGGCCGGCGCCCTTGTCGACGATCTCCAGCCTGAGGTGCGAGGCCTCCCAGGCCGTCTTGGCGACGGCCAGTGCGAGACCGATGAGAACACCCTCGAACATGCTGACCGCCACGATCGACACGGCCGTGACCACCAGGATCAGCGCCTCGCCGCGGTGCTCGCGCCACAGACCCACGATCGCCCGCACCGGCACGAGCTTGGCGCCCGCGTGCACGAGGATGCCGGCCAGTGCCGGGATGGGTATGTACGCCAGCACGTTCGGCAGCAGGGCCGCGAACAGCAGCAGCCACACGCCGTGCAGGACGCGCGACGCCTTCGTCCGCGCGCCCGCCTGCACGTTGGCCGCGCTGCGCACGATCACCGCGGTCATCGGCAGCGCGCCGAGCGCCCCGCAGATCGCGTTCCCCGCGCCCTGCGCCATCAGCTCCTTGTCGTACTCGGTGCGCGGACCGTCGTGCAGCCGGTCCACCGCCGCCGCGCTGAACAGCGACTCGGCGGACGCGATCAGGGTGAACGCGACGATCGTGCCGAGCAGTCCGACGTGCGCCAGTTCGCCGAAGGAGCTCAGCGACGGAGGCTGGACGGAACCGAGCAGGCCCTGCACCTCGACCGTGGCCACGGGCAGGTTCAGCAGCAGGGCGGCGAGCGTCGCCAGGCCCACCGCGGCGAGCGGGCCGGGCACCGTGCGCACCTTCGCCGGCAACCGCTTCCACAACACGAGCACCGCGATGGTGCCGGCGCCGATCGCGAGCGAGGCCAGCGCGGAGGTGCTGCCGGCCGCGTCCACGAGGGCCTCGGGCAGTCCGGCGATCTTGCCGAGGCCGGACGTCGGCGCCTTGGCGCCCGCTACCGCGTACAGCTGACCGGCGATCAGCACCAGGCCGATTCCGGCCAGCATGCCCTCGACGACCGAGACGGAGATGGCCCGGAAGTAGCGGCCCAGTTTCAGGGCGCCCATGGCGAGCTGGAGGACGCCCGTGGCGAGGACGATCACGCCGAGGGCGGGCAGGCCGAACTCCTGCACCGCCTCGAAGACCAGCACGGTCAGTCCGGCCGCCGGACCGGACACCTGGAGGGAGCTGCCCCGCAGCAGACCGGTGACGAGGCCGCCGACGATGCCGGTGACGAGCCCCAGCTCGGCCGGCACGCCGGAGGCCACGGCCACGCCCACACACAGCGGCAGCGCGACCAGGAAGACGACGAGAGAGGCGGCGAAGTCCTGCCGCAGGTGGGGGAACCGGGCTATTCGCCCGGCGGGCTTCTGGTTCATCGTGGCGCTCACAGGGCCTCGAAGCCGTCGGTGTCCACGCGGTGTTCGCGTACGGCACCGGTGTGCACCTCGTAGTACCAGCCGCGCACCCGCAGCCGGCCGTCGGCCAGCCGCTTCTCCACGCACGGGTAGGAGCGCAGCCGCAGCAACTGGGCGAGTACATGGTTCTGCACCGCCCGCATGACCGTCGGGTCGTCGGGGTCGGCGGTCCCCGGTTCGTCCGCGGCGTGCGCGAGCCAGTCGCGTACGGCGGGGACGCCGTCGAGGTCGTCGCCGCGCACCAGCGCGCCGACGGCGCCGCAGTGCGAGTGGCCGCAGACGACGACGTCCTGGACGCCGAGCACCTCCACGGCGTACTCGATGGTGGCCGCCTCGCCGGTGGGGCGGTCGGAGCCGTAGGGGGGCACGATGTTGCCCGCGGTGCGCAGCTCGAAGAGCTCGCCGGGACGGGCGCCCGTGATCAGGGCGGGAACGACCCGCGAGTCGGAGCAGGTGATGAACAGGACCTGGGGGGACTGGCCATCTGCGAGTTTGGCGAACTCCTCAGGGCGCTGTCCGAACGTACGGGCGTTGTCGATGAGGGGCTGCATGACGTGGTGACTCCTCCTGGCGCGCCGTGGGGGCGCGTCGGATGTGCAGGACACAGGACAGGTGGGGGAACTGCTGTTCTGCTCTGCTCTCTCAGCAGCGGAAGACCTGGAGGGCCGCCGGAGAGTGGGCCGCCGAGGATCTCGACGAGCGGTGATAGGGGTCGCCGGGCCGGGGCGGCTGATGCGCGGCCGCGGGATCCTGCGCCAGCAGCGCGCGCTCGGGCTCCTGGGGTGTGGAGGCGGCCGAGGCGGAGGTGGTGGCGCGGTGGCGGTCGCGGGTGCGCAGGGGGTCGGCGGGGCCGCCGGAGCGGTCGCAGTCGCGGAACGTGGCGATCTCGTCGCGCATCGCTTTGCCGGAAAGTTTGTTTCCGGGCTGGGTCTTGGCCTCGGCCTGACGCACCGTGTGCGCGGGTGCGAAGGATGACGTGGGTGCGAAGAACGGGAGGGCGAGCAGGACGGCGGCGAGGATCGAGATGACGGTCCGGGTCGTCGTACCTCGGAACATGCGCCCCCCTTCGGCCGGTTCGCGTTTCTAGTCCAGACCAACGGTTGGTCAACCACTGGTCAAGAAACACGTTAACCCTGCAAAGTTGTTTGCAGGGTTAACTCGACGTTGCGAGATGAAGTGCGCCTCAAAAGGGAGGTGTTCTTGGCGCGAACAGGCTCTTGACCGGGCGGCCAAGATCGTTTATTGGGGCTCGACGAGCCGCTTGGCGTCGCGGGCCAGCGCGGTGAGCCGGGAGATCGCGCGGAAGTACTTCTTGCGGTAGCCGCCGTTCAGCATCTCCTCGCTGAACAACTGGTCGAAGGGGAGCCCGGAGGCCAGGACCGGGACCTCGCGGTCGTAGAGCCGGTCGGCCAGGACCACCAGCCGCAGAGCCGTGGACTGGTCGGGCACCGCCCCCACGTCCGTGAGGCAGACCGCCTTCAGGCCATCCGTCAGCGCGCCGTAACGGCTCGGGTGGACCTTGGCGAGGTGCTCCAGCAGATGCGGGAAGTCGTCGAGCGAGGCGCCCTCGGTGGCGTACGCCGCCTTCGTCACCTGTTCGTCGGAGTACGGTGCCGGCGCCTCGGGCAGACCGCGGTGGCGGTAGTCCTCGCCGTCGATGCGCAGCGCGCGGAAGTGCGCGGACAGGCCCTGGATCTCGCGCAGGAAGTCGGCGGACGCGAACCGGCCCTCGCCGAGCTTGCCGGGGAGCGTGTTGGAGGTGGCGGCGAGCGCGACGCCCGCCTCGACCAGCTTGCCGAGCAGCGTCGAGACGAGGACGGTGTCGCCCGGGTCGTCCAGCTCGAACTCGTCGATGCACAGCAGCCGGTGCCCGGAGAGGGTCCGTACCGTCTGCTGGAAGCCGAGGGCGCCGACCAGGTTGGTCAGCTCGACGAAGGTGCCGAAGGCCTTGAGGGCGGGCTCGGCCGGGGTGGCGTGCCACAGGGACGCCAGCAGGTGCGTCTTGCCGACGCCGTAGCCGCCGTCCAGGTAGACGCCACGCGGCCCGGCGGGGACCTTGGGCGCCTTGGACCTGCCGAAGCCGAGGAACCCCCGCCTGGCGCCACCGGTGGCGTGCGCTCCGCCGAGTCCGGTCGCGAACCGCTCAAGGACGCCGACCGCCTCGGTCTGGCTGGGCTGGTTCGGATCCGGGATGTAGGTGCTGAATCGGACCGAGTCGAAGCGTGGCGGCGGCACCATCTCGGCGACCAGCCGGTCCGCGGGGACATGCGGCTGGCGGGTGCAGAGGGACACCGGGGCCGCGTCGGCTATCGATCTGAGGCCGGGGGCTGAGGAGGAGGACGACACGGTTCCCCATGCTACGGGGCGTGCCAGACTGCCTGGCATGCGACGGCTGTTCCCTGTGACCGACCAGACAGTGACGACCGACTCCGGCGGCAGGCCGCCCGGGGCCCCTGGCGAGGGCGGTGGTGCGGGGGGCGGCGCGGCCCAGGACCGCGAGTGGAGCCTCGACGAGCTCGCCGACGCCTACGCGTACCCCGAGCCCGGACCCGGCGAGCCGAGGCCCTGGCTGCGGGCCAACATGGTGTCCACGCTCGACGGCGCCGCCCAGCACGACGGGCGCTCCCAGCCCATCTCGACCGCCACCGACATGCGGATCTTCGGCACGCTGCGCGGGCTCGCGGACGTGGTGGTCGTGGGCGCGGAAACGGTGCGTCTGGAGGGGTACCGTCCCGCACGCGCGCGTGCCGAGTTCGCAGGGCGGCGCGAGGCGGCCGGGCAGGGGCCCGCACCGGCCGTCGCGGTGGTCACCGCGAGCCTCGACCTGGACTTCTCGCTCCCGCTCTTCACCTCGCCTCTGGTCCCCACCCTGATCCTGACCGGCGCCGCGGCGGCCCCCGACAGAGTGGCGGCCGCGGAGAAGGCGGGCGCGCGCGTGGTGATCGCCGGTGACGGCATGGGCATCGAGCCGGACCGGGCCGTACGGGCGCTCGCCGAGCTCGGGCACACCCGGCTGCTGACGGAGGGCGGGCCCCGGCTGCTGGGTCAGTTCGTGGCTGCCGGGGTGCTCGACGAGCTCTGTCTGACCGTCTCCCCGATGCTCGCCGTCGGCGACGCGCAGCGGATCGCGGGCGGACCGTCGGTCGCGGTGCCGCGGCGATTCGCGCTGGTCTCCCTCCTGGAGGAGGAGGGTTTCCTGTTCGGCAGGTATCGACGGCCGTGATGCGGATAGGAGTTCGATCGTCACCGTCGGTCCCGAAAGGGCGGAATCAACCGTTCCGTTTGGCGTCCGGCGGGCACACTGAATCTCGCAGTCCCCGTGCGCACACGGGGAAGGATGGTTTCCGCAGGGCCGCCGACGGCCCACGGAGGAGAGAGGGCCACGGGGGTCCTCGAAGGAGAATGGGGCGCTGGTGTTCACAAGCGTTTTGATGATCGAGAAGGCCCTGACGTCCGCCGACGTGGAGTTCGTCAGCACCTTGCACGGAGACGAGCCGGTCACCTTCCAGGTGCTGCTCCAGCCGCGCGGCGACCAGGCGGACCGCTTGCTGCGGGCCATCGACGACGTGGCTCTCGGCGAACTGGACGAGGCGGCGCGGGAGGGCGATACGCCCGAGGGGGACGAGGCGAAGGGGTTCGGCGTACGGGCCCTGGAGGTGTCCCTGCACGCCCTGCACGCGGCGGGCCACGACGCGGTGGGACGTCTCGTCGAGGACCATCCGCTGGACGCGCTGAAATCGCTGGTGGCGGAGGCGGGGGCGGACGAGGTGATCGTGCTGACCGACCCCCACTACGTCGAGGAGTTCTTCCACCGGGACTGGGCCTCTCGGGCTCGACACAAGGTGGGAGTGCCGGTGCTGAAGCTCTTCTCGCACAGCAAGGCGTGAGCGGACCCCT
The sequence above is a segment of the Streptomyces asoensis genome. Coding sequences within it:
- a CDS encoding PhoX family protein, yielding MSATRRQILAGTGALGVGAGIAFTGALSDLFAGTAAAQNLGRDGYGPLVPDKDGLLDLPAGFRYRVLSREGDPLRSGEGPVPSNHDGMTALPGRGGRVHLVRNHENRPTAKFPVPTIEGLTYDPAGKGGCTALTLDSRNNVLSERVAIAGTAVNCAGGPTPWHTWLTCEETEDKAGTNGYTKDHGFIFEVDPADPRRSGAVPLTAMGRFQHEAIAVDPRLGIVYETEDAFLEPFGLFYRFLPKKPLGGAGSLRAGGRLQAMRVPGVPDLSSIQDTGATFDGIEWVDVPDPLAVETPVRLQDFGPKGITHAQKLEGCYWGGRCVYFVSSFAHGADGSAADHFGQIWRYDPKLRRLTLVIVFGPDTDVQLPGESPDNICLAPSGGLMVCEDGNGAQHVFGVTRGGEVYAMARGRQNIGTPQAPEWGEFAGVTFSPDGDTMYVNCYTPGTTFAVTGPWRR
- a CDS encoding slipin family protein, translated to MLQELLGVAAAVAAGGVVYVAAAARVVKQYERGVVLRLGRLRGEVRPPGFTLVVPAVDRLRKVNMQIVTMPIPAQEGITRDNVTVRVDAVVYFRVVDAAAAIINVEDYRFAVSQMAQTSLRSIIGKSELDDLLSNREKLNEGLELMIDSPAIGWGVQIDRVEIKDVSLPDTMKRSMARQAEADRERRARIINADAELQASKKLAEAAKEMSEQPAALQLRLLQTVVAVAAEKNSTLVLPFPVELLRFLEKAQQPLPQNPQQQQEPQQQPQQQPPLPPPPPPSPKDVDE
- a CDS encoding SulP family inorganic anion transporter produces the protein MNQKPAGRIARFPHLRQDFAASLVVFLVALPLCVGVAVASGVPAELGLVTGIVGGLVTGLLRGSSLQVSGPAAGLTVLVFEAVQEFGLPALGVIVLATGVLQLAMGALKLGRYFRAISVSVVEGMLAGIGLVLIAGQLYAVAGAKAPTSGLGKIAGLPEALVDAAGSTSALASLAIGAGTIAVLVLWKRLPAKVRTVPGPLAAVGLATLAALLLNLPVATVEVQGLLGSVQPPSLSSFGELAHVGLLGTIVAFTLIASAESLFSAAAVDRLHDGPRTEYDKELMAQGAGNAICGALGALPMTAVIVRSAANVQAGARTKASRVLHGVWLLLFAALLPNVLAYIPIPALAGILVHAGAKLVPVRAIVGLWREHRGEALILVVTAVSIVAVSMFEGVLIGLALAVAKTAWEASHLRLEIVDKGAGPVQAYLSGNATFLRLPKILDNLEALPQDRPVELDLSGLHHLDHACRTALETWAERHSAAGTEPVKVTEPVTTV
- a CDS encoding carbonic anhydrase, whose amino-acid sequence is MQPLIDNARTFGQRPEEFAKLADGQSPQVLFITCSDSRVVPALITGARPGELFELRTAGNIVPPYGSDRPTGEAATIEYAVEVLGVQDVVVCGHSHCGAVGALVRGDDLDGVPAVRDWLAHAADEPGTADPDDPTVMRAVQNHVLAQLLRLRSYPCVEKRLADGRLRVRGWYYEVHTGAVREHRVDTDGFEAL
- the zapE gene encoding cell division protein ZapE, whose product is MSSSSSAPGLRSIADAAPVSLCTRQPHVPADRLVAEMVPPPRFDSVRFSTYIPDPNQPSQTEAVGVLERFATGLGGAHATGGARRGFLGFGRSKAPKVPAGPRGVYLDGGYGVGKTHLLASLWHATPAEPALKAFGTFVELTNLVGALGFQQTVRTLSGHRLLCIDEFELDDPGDTVLVSTLLGKLVEAGVALAATSNTLPGKLGEGRFASADFLREIQGLSAHFRALRIDGEDYRHRGLPEAPAPYSDEQVTKAAYATEGASLDDFPHLLEHLAKVHPSRYGALTDGLKAVCLTDVGAVPDQSTALRLVVLADRLYDREVPVLASGLPFDQLFSEEMLNGGYRKKYFRAISRLTALARDAKRLVEPQ
- a CDS encoding pyrimidine reductase family protein, whose product is MRRLFPVTDQTVTTDSGGRPPGAPGEGGGAGGGAAQDREWSLDELADAYAYPEPGPGEPRPWLRANMVSTLDGAAQHDGRSQPISTATDMRIFGTLRGLADVVVVGAETVRLEGYRPARARAEFAGRREAAGQGPAPAVAVVTASLDLDFSLPLFTSPLVPTLILTGAAAAPDRVAAAEKAGARVVIAGDGMGIEPDRAVRALAELGHTRLLTEGGPRLLGQFVAAGVLDELCLTVSPMLAVGDAQRIAGGPSVAVPRRFALVSLLEEEGFLFGRYRRP
- a CDS encoding indole-3-glycerol phosphate synthase — encoded protein: MFTSVLMIEKALTSADVEFVSTLHGDEPVTFQVLLQPRGDQADRLLRAIDDVALGELDEAAREGDTPEGDEAKGFGVRALEVSLHALHAAGHDAVGRLVEDHPLDALKSLVAEAGADEVIVLTDPHYVEEFFHRDWASRARHKVGVPVLKLFSHSKA